One segment of Carassius auratus strain Wakin chromosome 2, ASM336829v1, whole genome shotgun sequence DNA contains the following:
- the LOC113117384 gene encoding E3 ubiquitin-protein ligase HECTD3-like — protein sequence MSRDDNPHTLLGRIRFLNKCIECFRKSEPLPESLCYVPKEVCYKICKDSSSGSASASSSTTGNSGGKSVVSVWEGPHQAPHKKLCKCNIEPKKGTCIRTTGQEYCNSHGLWVKISKEQLEEYRPGLDIEEGWILVCKHTEGGDRLVPVESPETISRQQQLFGYDHKPCSRWEQVVDVENCLHMGVKPKVAEPDEGAVRKLRYVPPTWTFECDEDLVHYFYDQIGKEDENLGSVKQCVTSIDVSSSSEDPSGGASCLTDGDTETYWESDGMQGQHWIRLHMKRGTVVNKLILTVDSTDDNYMPKRVTVYGGEGDNLKKYSDVTIDDNLIGEVCVLEDMTSHLPVIEIRIEECRDEGIDVRIRGLKIKSSCERDLGLNADVFQSPNLVRYPRLEGTLPDVLYHRALVIQRFITLLDSLLPHMVPAWDYSLGTFNQIKSVKQFLLLSKRRSALITQCLKDSETSKPNFMPRLYINRRLAMEHRDNPTLDPTCKNAVFTQVYEGLKPSDKYEKTLDYRWPARYDQWWECKFIAEGIIDQGGGFRDSLADMSEELCPSSSECPMPLPFFTRTSNQGAGEARDFYVPNPSCREFHKLEWIGQLMGAALRGKDFLVLALPGLVWKQLIGEAVSWTKDFPAVDSVMVKLLEAMEHMDKETFDFKFGQELVYTTPLSDGRLVELIPGGSGVVVRYEDRMEFIRLVQKSRLEESREQIAAMQAGLVKVVPQAVLDLLTWQEVEKKVCGDPEITVEALKRLTRYEDLEQTDVRVQYLWEALMNFTNEDRSRFLRFVTGRSRLPAPIYIFPDKQGSETTDALPQSSTCSSTLYLPKYQSAKVCEEKLRYAAYNCVAIDTDMSPWEE from the exons ATGTCTCGGGACGACAACCCTCACACCCTCCTGGGAAGGATACGgtttttaaacaaatgcattgaaTGTTTCCGAAAAAGTGAGCCTCTGCCGGAGTCCCTGTGTTACGTGCCGAAAGAGGTTTGCTACAAAATCTGTAAGGATTCGTCGTCGGGCTCCGCTTCCGCGTCCTCTTCAACAACTGGCAACTCCGGCGGCAAGAGTGTGGTGTCGGTGTGGGAAGGCCCACATCAGGCTCCACACAAGAAATTGTGCAAGTGTAACATCGAGCCTAAAAAAGGGACGTGTATACGGACAACGGGGCAAGAGTACTGCAACAGCCATGGCCTGTGGGTCAAAATAAGCAAG GAGCAGCTGGAGGAGTATCGTCCTGGTCTGGACATAGAGGAGGGCTGGATCCTGGTGTGTAAACACACTGAAGGTGGAGACAGGCTTGTGCCAGTGGAGTCCCCTGAAACTATCAGCAGACAACAGCAGCTGTTTGGATATGACCACAAGCCTTGTAGCAG GTGGGAGCAGGTGGTGGATGTGGAAAACTGCTTACACATGGGTGTCAAACCCAAGGTGGCAGAGCCGGACGAGGGCGCTGTTCGAAAGCTGAG GTATGTACCTCCTACATGGACATTTGAATGCGATGAGGACCTTGTACACTACTTCTATGACCAAATTGGGAAAGAAGATGAAAACCTTGGCAGTGTGAAGCAGTGCGTGACTAGCATTGATGTTTCTTCTAGTTCG GAGGACCCCAGTGGTGGTGCAAGCTGCCTGACAGATGGAGACACTGAGACATACTGGGAAAGCGATGGCATGCAGGGACAGCACTGGATCCGGCTGCACATGAAGAGGGGCACTGTGGTCAA cAAACTGATATTAACAGTGGACTCAACAGATGATAACTACATGCCCAAAAGAGTGACTGTTTATGGTGGAGAGGGAGACAATCTCAAGAAATACAGTGACGTAACAATAGATGA CAACTTAATTGGAGAGGTTTGTGTTCTGGAGGACATGACATCCCATTTGCCTGTTATAGAGATCAGAATCGAGGAATGTCGAG ATGAGGGAATTGATGTACGGATCAGGGGTCTAAAGATCAAATCATCCTGCGAGCGTGACTTGGGCCTGAATGCAGACGTGTTCCAGTCTCCCAACCTAGTGCGCTACCCGAGGTTGGAGGGCACACTGCCTGATGTCCTTTATCACCGGGCACTGGTCATTCAGAG gttCATTACACTCCTGGACAGTCTGTTGCCTCATATGGTGCCTGCATGGGACTACAGCCTTGGAACATTCAACCAGATCAAA AGCGTAAAGCAGTTCCTGTTGTTGTCAAAGCGTCGCTCTGCCCTCATCACCCAGTGCCTGAAGGACTCTGAGACCAGTAAGCCTAACTTCATGCCCCGCCTTTACATCAACCGTCGCCTTGCCATGGAGCACCGTGACAATCCCACTCTGGACCCCACATGCAAAAATGCTGTCTTCACTCAG GTTTATGAGGGTCTGAAGCCGTCTGACAAGTATGAAAAGACTCTGGACTACAG GTGGCCAGCACGATATGACCAATGGTGGGAGTGTAAATTCATTGCAGAAGGCATCATCGATCAAG GTGGTGGTTTTCGAGACAGCCTGGCAGACATGTCTGAAGAACTTTGTCCCAGCTCATCCGAGTGCCCCATGCCACTTCCATTCTTCACGAGAACTTCTAACCAG GGGGCTGGAGAGGCCAGAGACTTCTATGTGCCAAATCCTTCATGCCGAGAATTCCACAAGTTGGAGTGGATTGGGCAACTAATGGGCGCAGCTCTGCGTGGAAAAGACTTTCTG GTTCTGGCTTTACCAGGGCTGGTGTGGAAGCAGCTGATTGGAGAAGCGGTCAGCTGGACCAAAGACTTTCCTGCAGTAGATTCGGTGATG GTGAAGCTGTTGGAGGCTATGGAGCATATGGACAAGGAGACATTTGACTTTAAGTTTGGCCAGGAGCTTGTGTACACCACACCCCTGAGTGACGGCCGGCTGGTGGAGCTGATCCCAGGAGGCAGTGGAGTGGTGGTCCGATATGAAGACCGCATGGAGTTCATCCGCTTGGTTCAGAAATCCAGACTAGAAGAGAGCAGAGAACAG ATTGCTGCCATGCAGGCAGGACTGGTGAAAGTGGTGCCGCAAGCTGTGCTTGATCTCCTGACATGGCAAGAAGTGGAGAAGAAAGTGTGTGGAGACCCAGAGATCACAGTGGAGGCCCTTAAACGCCTCA CACGATATGAAGACTTAGAACAAACAGATGTCAGAGTGCAGTACTTATGGGAAGCCCTGATGAACTTTACCAATG AGGATCGCAGCAGGTTTTTGAGGTTTGTGACTGGCAGAAGTCGTCTTCCTGCTCCAATTTACATCTTCCCAGACAAACAAGG ATCTGAAACCACAGATGCACTTCCTCAATCTTCTACATGTTCCAGCACCCTTTATCTACCCAAATACCAAAG TGCTAAAGTTTGTGAAGAGAAGCTTCGCTATGCTGCATATAACTGTGTGGCCATCGATACAGACATGAGCCCTTGGGAGGAGTGA